In Rhinatrema bivittatum chromosome 1, aRhiBiv1.1, whole genome shotgun sequence, a single genomic region encodes these proteins:
- the LOC115073666 gene encoding uncharacterized protein LOC115073666, with translation MFLLLLQAQRLPFAATEFQRLECCWCEFGEGSALHFVYSEVALATAVDADRVYLALPLTFVLLRFMLHEDSLCFRFFEYREPLAELGFFDVQSFVGFASVIQWFSTHLQTFKALPRFVFLQFLIAFINNVLLFHAGIFFPGSVGSDLFVAQCPACDHTFFLYILVFYRCFINNVLLFHAGIFFPGSVGSDIFVAQCPACDHTFFLYILVFYRCFINNVLLFHAGIFFPGSVGSDLFVAQCPACDHTFFLYILVFYRCFISNVLLFHAGIFFPGSVGRDLFVAQCPACDHTFFLYILVFYRCFISNVLLFHAGIFFPGSVGRDLFVAQCPACDHTFFLYILVFYRCFINNVLLFHAGFFFPGSVGRDLFVAQCPACDHTFFLYILVFYRCFINNVLLFHAGIFFPGSVGSDLFVAQCPACDHTFFLYILVFYRCFISNVLLFHAGIFFPGSVGRDLFVAQCPACDHTFFLYILVFYRCFISNVLLFHAGIFFPGSVGRDLFVAQCPACDHTFFLYILVFYRCFSPVFERNLTVAHRGGPLRGLLLDIRRGICASMHQRFLLL, from the exons ATGTTCCTCTTGTTGCTTCAAGCCCAAAGATTACCGTTCGCTGCAACGGAGTTCCAGCGCCTGGAATGTTGCTGGTGTGAATTTGGTGAAG GGAGTGCCCTGCACTTTGTGTATTCAGAGGTGGCCCTTGCTACAGCGGTAGATGCTGACCGGGTGTATCTGGCTCTCCCTCTAACTTTTGTGCTTCTGCGGTTCATGTTGCATGAggactctctgtgt TTTAGATTCTTTGAATACAGAGAGCCACTGGCAGAGTTGGGCTTCTTTGACGTTCAATCATTCGTGGGGTTTGCTTCAGTTATTCAGTGGTTTAGTACTCACCTTCAGACATTTAAAGCACTCCCTAGGTTTGTTTTCTTGCAATTCCTAATTGCTTTTATTAACAATGTTTTGTTGTTTCACGCGGGGATCTTTTTCCCTGGCAGTGTTGGCAGTGATCTCTTTGTAGCTCAGTGTCCTGCTTGTGACCACACTTTCTTTCTTTACATTCTGGTTTTTTATAGGTGTTTTATTAACAATGTTTTGTTGTTTCACGCGGGGATCTTTTTCCCTGGCAGTGTTGGCAGTGATATCTTTGTAGCTCAGTGTCCTGCTTGTGACCACACTTTCTTTCTTTACATTCTGGTTTTTTATAGGTGTTTTATTAACAATGTTTTGTTGTTTCACGCGGGGATCTTTTTCCCTGGCAGTGTTGGCAGTGATCTCTTTGTAGCTCAGTGTCCTGCTTGCGACCACACTTTCTTTCTTTACATTCTGGTTTTTTATAGGTGTTTTATTAGCAATGTTTTGTTGTTTCACGCGGGGATCTTTTTCCCTGGCAGTGTTGGCAGGGATCTCTTTGTAGCTCAGTGTCCTGCTTGCGACCACACTTTCTTTCTTTACATTCTGGTTTTTTATAGGTGTTTTATTAGCAATGTTTTGTTGTTTCACGCGGGGATCTTTTTCCCTGGCAGTGTTGGCAGGGATCTCTTTGTAGCTCAGTGTCCTGCTTGTGACCACACTTTCTTTCTTTACATTCTGGTTTTTTATAGGTGTTTTATTAACAATGTTTTGTTGTTTCACGCGGGGTTCTTTTTCCCTGGCAGTGTTGGCAGGGATCTCTTTGTAGCTCAGTGTCCTGCTTGTGACCACACTTTCTTTCTTTACATTCTGGTTTTTTATAGGTGTTTTATTAACAATGTTTTGTTGTTTCACGCGGGGATCTTTTTCCCTGGCAGTGTTGGCAGTGATCTCTTTGTAGCTCAGTGTCCTGCTTGCGACCACACTTTCTTTCTTTACATTCTGGTTTTTTATAGGTGTTTTATTAGCAATGTTTTGTTGTTTCACGCGGGGATCTTTTTCCCTGGCAGTGTTGGCAGGGATCTCTTTGTAGCTCAGTGTCCTGCTTGCGACCACACTTTCTTTCTTTACATTCTGGTTTTTTATAGGTGTTTTATTAGCAATGTTTTGTTGTTTCACGCGGGGATCTTTTTCCCTGGCAGTGTTGGCAGGGATCTCTTTGTAGCTCAGTGTCCTGCTTGTGACCACACTTTCTTTCTTTACATTCTGGTTTTTTATAG GTGTTTCTCACCAGTGTTTGAACGTAACCTGACTGTAGCTCACAGAGGGGGTCCCTTgaggggactcctgctggacatCCGGCGAGGCATCTGTGCCTCGATGCATCAACGGTTTCTACTTTTATGA